The Camelina sativa cultivar DH55 chromosome 18, Cs, whole genome shotgun sequence DNA window CTCCGCATTTTTCATTTCATCATCactccaaaaccctaatttctcatctgaattcaattttttttgtttgtctcagGTATATGGAAGATAGAGATATCTGTACACACTTCAGTACTCAATGAGTTTTCTCACAAACCCAGTTCGcataaattgatatatatatatatatatatataggttgaaccatttttattattattaacttgTTCAAAGTGATGTTAGTACTACtaattgatttgattatgtaaaTGGTTTATGTTAGATAACACCGAAGGTTAATTAACTCACATTAGTAGTATTGGAAAGTTATAgccaaaaaaaatgtgaatactGTAATTGAACTTaagaagaataaacaaaattagttcCAGGTGAAATTAGTctagggatttggaagaagaaCATCATTAATGCAGTAATGTATGTGTGCCCAtatgtttttctctcttctccttcttgcttCCAAAGAGCCCACATGTTTCCTTCTTCCCCAGATCTTCAAAGAACAATTACTATATAAATAGATATgcatatatacatgcatataataataaaatgaaataaagaggaagaagctttggATGCATCGacatgttttgagtttttttttgtttgtctttttttttctctaaataaGAATTAATTCCCAGGAATCAGAATACTGTTGCAGCAGCTAGCTCATGTTATTTCACCTTCTTCATTtccaagagaaaaaaaataattttcttaaagcGAATAATTATATACATACTGATTGGTGATTGAGGAATCCACGCAGATATATATGATAACTATATAGTAAGCCATTGAAATAAAACTTTAGGGCAGAGATCTCCATCCCAAGGAGATTCCGACCGATCCACATTTGAGTCCTACACTCATTggacaattaaaatgaaaagtttcTATATTAACCCATAAAACATACtactataataataacaataaccGTAGCCTCATATATTCATAGTTATATGtgttgagtaaaaaaatatcaagaacaTATAATACAAAACACTCAAACACCGACTTAATTAGGAACAAGAACACTATCAGATCTATATggaaatgatatatatatggtcaaGCTAACTTaataaaacactaaaacacGAAGAActtaagaaacaataataatgtCAACAAGTGAGTAGCCTTGGGAGCATTAAAAGATtcagacacaaaaaaaaaatgaaccatATGCTAATGAAGACATATAATAACGCATACACAAAATACACATGTACATTTGCACGATCAAGTTCATATAAATTCATACACAAAACATGATAAATTCAAACACTGACACATGTGATGCTACTAAATTAAGGGTGTCAGTGATTTATAGCTACACCAATCAAAGGTTTTGCTAAGAGATGTAGAACTTAATAATGCAAAAAACGTAATTAACCAGAaagatcatcatcaacatcatgggtacataaattaaacattaaaaaaccCTCTCAAATTTTctcattaagaaaaataattaaagctaAATTAAAACCCTAGTGATCAAAGAAATTCAAGATTCATGGTTGGTCTTGTTCATGATGATACGAAGACTGTGGAGCGGTAGTAGGAGGAAGAGGCtgaggaggatgatgaagaagtggTGGAGGCGACTTACCAAGAGTGTGTTTGTTGTTATGTAACCAAACCTTAAGAACTTGTCTCGGAACACCAGTCTCTTGACAAAATCTCTGAATCACTTCATCGTCTTGTCTCTGAATTCTCCACCCAATCCTCTCAGCTAAAGCTAACATCCTCTCCTTTTGCTCCGCCGTGAACTTAGTCCTAAACCTCTTCCTaatccctcctcctcctcctgcttcAGCAGAAGAAGTCTCCATTGGATcttctgatctttctctttgTGGAGGAGGAAGAGCGAGCTGAAGTGGAGGAGCTTGTGACGGTGGTGGCCGGTAACTCACCGGAGCTGGAAGACGGTAAAAAccaggcggaggaggaggaggaggcggatgCTGCTGCGGCGGTGCGTGGTGGAAGTAAGGTAATTCCTTACGATGGAAGTTACGGTGACAGCCACAAGCGGCGCATTTCAGCGCGTCGATGGTACCTTCGATTCCAGCTGGCATAAACTCGCCACAACCATCCACCGCGTGTCCTCCAATGTTCACCGCTTGGTTCTTGAGACACTCACGGAACCTAAACCTGCTTCCTCCGCCGTGAACAACCATGAATCCTCCGCCGCCGCCTGTGGAGGTTGTTCCGGTGGTTTCATGACTTTCTGTCGAGGCTTTGACGACACCacgagagagaggaggagagtcGTAAACGGcgtcgtcctcttcttcttcctcgtgaAGATTCATATCCTCTTCTTGCTCCtcctcgttgttgttgttggtgttatCTTCAAACTCCATTAAAGAATGTGAAACTACGTCGTTTTTTGGGGAGAGTAGAGTTTCTCAAGAATGAGAAGAAGCagaataagaacaagagagagagagtgtggaCATTAAAGAGattatcttttctctcttttatctctctctcttttagatttaggatttgagatttgagattttgagaaaagtgttttatatatatatatatatatatatatatatatatatattttatttttttttgttatttacattcttgttttgtttattggaAATCGGAATCTAATGTAATCTGTCCTCAACCACACTTTGTAAcgctttctttatcttttacttacattttttttctttctttctaattttaaaacttttaatatagTAGAAGAGCCATTAATATACTTACTTATTAATCAGGAGGTGTTATTATCTTATTCAGTTTGGTTGGACCGCTCTAACTatgatttgttgttgtcaacTATTCatcatatatctatattaatcaTATGTTTacaatctcaaaaaaaaaaaaaaatttgatctgAGTTTGTTATAATGTTCTACTCTACTGATTAATTTTATTGGCTAACTATTACATAAGCTTCTAAAGATgattaattatagaaaaatttaacGACATATAactaacattttataaaataatttggcacacccaaaaaataaaattttgtaatctaTGGATTAAAATGGTTGtagtataaattaaacatttttgtcTATTGAGGTTTACTTCTTCTAGGGCTCTCGTCGTACAAACAGTGGTGACGTTATTTTACGagttttgaaaaatgaaaattaaataagctttttgtttttttatatgttcttcAATAagctttttgtttatttttggacATGCAATACAAAAAGTTTATT harbors:
- the LOC104762716 gene encoding zinc-finger homeodomain protein 1-like, with amino-acid sequence MEFEDNTNNNNEEEQEEDMNLHEEEEEDDAVYDSPPLSRGVVKASTESHETTGTTSTGGGGGFMVVHGGGSRFRFRECLKNQAVNIGGHAVDGCGEFMPAGIEGTIDALKCAACGCHRNFHRKELPYFHHAPPQQHPPPPPPPPGFYRLPAPVSYRPPPSQAPPLQLALPPPQRERSEDPMETSSAEAGGGGGIRKRFRTKFTAEQKERMLALAERIGWRIQRQDDEVIQRFCQETGVPRQVLKVWLHNNKHTLGKSPPPLLHHPPQPLPPTTAPQSSYHHEQDQP